The genomic interval GGACGTGAGCGCAGTATCTGTTTCGGAGTCCGGTGTGCGACCGATCCTCGCGGAGGCGGTCGACCTGGCTCGGCGTGCGCTCTCGGAGCTGCAGCCGACGGGTGTCGGCGAGCATCTGGGCGTCACCGCGGAAGACGAGTGCGCGGCCACCCACCACTTCGCGGCCACCCTGCCCGGCTACGCCGGATGGCAGTGGGCCGTGGTGGTGGCGGCGCCGCCGGAGGCCGAGTACGCGACGGTCAGCGAGTCCGCCCTGCTGCCCGGGCCGGACGCGCTGGTCGCCCCGAAGTTCGTGCCCTGGGACCAGCGCGTGCGCCCCGGCGATCTGGCGCCCGGCGACCTGCTGGCCCCGCAGCCCGACGACCCGCGCCTGGTCCCCGGATACCTGATCACCGGCGACCCGGTGGTCGACGAGGTGGCCGAGGAGATCGGCCTGGGCCGCAGCCGGGTACTCAGCCGTGAGGGCCGCGAAGAGGCCGCCGAACGCTGGTACGCCGAGTACGGCCCCGACACCGACATGGCCCGCGCCGCCCCCGCCACCTGCGGCGTCTGCGGCTTCTTCGTGCCCTTGGCCGGCGCTCTGCGCTCCGCGTTCGGCGTCTGCTCCAACGCCATGGGCGCCGACGGCCACGTCGTCCACACCGAATACGGTTGCGGCGCACACTCCGACACCGTTCTCCCCACCGGTGGCGGCTCTCCCCTCTACGAGGCATACGACGACGCCGCCGTCGAAATAATCCCCACCGCCCAACTCCGCTCCGCCGCCGAGGAGAAGCCCGCAGAGCCCGGGCGTGTCGAGTCCGCCGCCGCGGGTGAGTCCGCTCCCGGCTCGGATACTTCCGCTGACACCGAAGCGGCTGCCGTTACCGAGTCGGCGGCCGCCGCCGGCGAATCCGGTAATCGAGCGAGTGCGGTTACCGGGGCGTCGCCTGTGGATGCCGCTGGGGAAGACACGGCCTCGACCGCGGTGGATCCGGCCGATGCCGCGGCGGACACCAGCGCCGCGGTGACCGGTGAGCGCCCGGAAACGGCCGGGGAGCACGGCTCATCCCTGCCCGCCGATGAGTCCCGCCCCACCGAACCGACCGATGACGCCACCCGCGCGGAGGCCACTGAGATCGGAGGGCCCCCGGCGTCCCAGGACGCCGGTGCGACCGCACCGGACAGCGCCGCGCATTCGGATGTCCCCGAACCCCAATCCATCTCGGACAGTGCCGCCGAGACGTCGACGGATACACAGACATCGACAGCTGCCGAGGCGTCGGCGGGTGTCGAGACCTCGGAAGGTGCCGAGGCGTCAACGGGTGTCGAACCGTTGGCAGGTGCTGAGGTGTCGGCGGGTGTCGCGACCTCGGAAGGTGCTGAGGCGTCAACGGGTGCTCAACTGTCGGTAGGTGCTGAGGCATCGGCAGATGCGGGGGCGGGGTCCCGCGCGGGTTCCTCGGAATCCGATACGGCTGCGACGAATTCCGTCGACGCGGACGATTCGGCCGGCGAGGAAACCACCGCGAGTCTCGATGCGGCTGCCCCGAATACCGACGCTGTGGACGATGCCGTACGCGCGGACAGCGCCGCGGGCGTCTCCCACTCTTCGCCGCATGTGCCGGAACCGAGCACATCACAGCCCACCGCGAACGAGGCTGCCCGCACAGCCCAGCCAGCCACCTCCGATACGGCCGAATCCGCGACAGCTGACGACAACGCCGACGAGCCCGCCCCGGCGGGTGACGATGCCGCCGAACCCGCGGCGGTCGATGATGGCGCCGTCGAGTCTGCAACGGATGCCGACGATCTCGCCGAGCCCGCGGCGGTCGATGATGGTGCCGTCGAGTCTGCAACGGTGGCCGACAGTCTTGCCGAGCCCGCGACGGTCGGAGACGGCGCTGCCGAGTCTGCGGCGGTGGACGACAGTCTTGCCGAGCCCGCGACGGTCGGAGACGGCGCCGTCGAGCCTGCGGCGGTGGTCGACGATCTCGCCGAGCCCGCGACGGTCGGAGATGGCGCTGCCGAGTCTGCGGCGGTGGACGACAGTCTTGCCGAGCCTGCGAGGGCCGGAGACGGTGCTGTCGAGACTGCGGCTGTTGGTGAGGGTGCGGCCGATGGAGTTGCTCGGTCGGGTGCGGCGGCCGAGGTGGGGGAGAGTTCCGGTGGGCCGGGGTCCGGCTCGGGGACCGGGGAGGTCGCGGAGGCTGTGGCCGAGGTGGGGGCTGTGGTTTCCGAGGTTCGGGAGGGGGAGCAGTCGCATGGGTCGCGGGAGCCGGGGCAGTACAGCGACGGGTGGGATGTGTCGGCGGTGCGGGTGGAGCACGGCGAGTCCGGGTCGGCGGGGGAGCACTGAGCGCCGAGGGAGCGGTCGCCGATCCGTTCGAGACGGCGGCGCTGCGCGCCGGGGTGCTGGCCGCCTGGCGGGATTCGCCGACGCGGCTGCGGGAGGACGCCGCTACCGAGGCCGACCTGGTCTGTGCCGGTTACCGTGATCGCCTGCTGACCGAGCTGGCGCAGAACGCCGCCGACGCCGCGGCCAAGGCGGCCGTTCCCGGCCGGCTCGTGGTGCGGCTCGAGGGCGCCGACCTGCATATCGCCAATACGGGTGCCCCGCTGGACATCTCGGGTGTGCACGCGCTGACCGCCTTGCGCGTCTCGGCGAAACCGGGCGCCGCGTCGTCGGTGGGCAGGTTCGGGGTCGGCTTCACCGCCGTGCTGGCCGTCGGCGACGAGATCGAATTCCGGTCCACCACCGGATCGGTGCGCTTCTCCCGGATCGAGACCCGGAACGAGTTGCGCGCCAAAAACATTCACGTCCAAGACGATACGGGCTTCATCCCCCCGGCCCTGCGGCTGGCCTGGCCGAGCGCCGCGCCTCCCGCCCCCGGTTACGACAGCGAGATCGTGATCCGATTGCGCGCCGACGTCGATGCGCCGGAGTTGCTGGCCACCATGCGCGCGGAAGCGGCCGACCTGCTCCTGGAACTACCCGCGCTGCAGATCATCCGGATCGGCGACGACGAAATCGCCAGCACCGTAACAGATCTCGACAACGACGTGCGGGAACTGCGGATCACCGGTCTCGGCCGGAATGAGACCTGGTGGCAGTACTCCACCGGCCGCGCACGCTGGCTGCTCCCCGTCCGAGACGGCCGCCCGCACCCCGTCGAACCGGACGTCCTGCGCGCCCCCACCCGCTCCGACGAGGAGCTCTCCGTCCCGGCCCTGCTCATCGCCGACATCCCGATGCAACCGGACCGCCGCCGCGTGCTGCCGGGCGCGCGGATAGCCGAATTGGCCGACGGCTACGCCGATTTCGCGCGCGCCCTGCCATCGCGCGACCGGTTGGTCCTGGTGCCGTCGCCCGGTTTCGCCCGCAGCGAGATCGACGGATCGCTGCGCGAGGCCCTGACCGCCGAACTCCGCACCGCGTCCTGGCTGCCCGTACTGGACGAGCATGGCCGAGCGCGGCCGGAGATCACCGCCGCACCCCGGCGCGCGAGTGTGTTCACCGGCATCACCACGGAATTGGCGGCACTCTTGGCGAATGTCGTAGGCCCGCTGGTGATTCCGGAGCTGTCCGGCCGGACGGTGTCGGAGGCATTGGCCGTGCTCGACGTGCACCGCATCGGCCTGGCGCGGATTGCGGAGCTGTCGATCGGCCTGGAACGCCCGCCGCAGTGGTGGTATTCGCTCTACGACGCCCTGGAACCGTTCGTCGGTGATCCGCTAGCCGTCGAGGAACTGGGCGCGCTGGCGGTCCCGCTGGCCGACGGACGTCTCGTCACCGGCCCGCGCACCGTCGTACTGGACGATCAACTGGCCGTGCCGATTCCGGTGCGGTGGGCTCGCCTGGTCCATCCGGAGGCCACCCACGAGCTACTGGCCCGGCTGGGCGCCCGCCCGGTCACGGCCGGCGACCTGCTCGACGATCCGGCGCTGCGAGCGGAACTCGAGCACGAGCCGGGCGACCCCGAAACCGTCGACGCCGTCCTGGGTCTGGCCGCGCAGCTGACCGACGCCACCGGCCCGGACGCGGCCGGTCTGCCGTCCTGGCTGGGATTGCTCGAGCTGCCCGACGACACCGGCGCCGCCCTGCCCGCGGACGAACTGCTGCTGCCCGGCGCCCCGCTCGCCGAGGTGCTGATGGCCGATTCCCCGTTCGGCACAGTGGATTCCGCGTTGGTCGAGCGCCACGGCGCCGCGCCGCTGCGCGCCGTGGGTGTGGGCTGGGGCTTCACCGTCGTGTCCGAGAGCGACCCGACGGGCCCGGATCACCACCTGGACGACGAAGAGCACTGGTGGGCGAGCCTGCCGGAGGATCCGCCGGAGTTAGCCGCCGTGCGAGACCTGGATCTGGTGGACGACCCCGCGTGGCCGAAGGCGTTGCGGCTGTTGCTGTCCGAGCCCGCGACCCGCCGCCTGCTCGCCGACCCGGACGGCTACACCGCCTGGTGGCTGCGCCGCCACGCTCACATCGACGGCCGTCCGCTCGGCCTGTTCCGTGCCCCCGGCGACCCGGTATTCGCCGATCTGCTACCGGAATTGGCCGGATTCACCCCGGCCGAACTGGCGGCCCTGCGCGGCGTCCTGGCGGATCCGGCAACCATCACGCCCGATCTGGCCGCCGCACTGCTGGATGCCCTCGCCGACCCGAGCCGGACGCCCTCGCCCGCCGCGATCGCCGAGGCCCACCGCCGCCTGGCCGCGGTCCTGGACCACCTGGATCTGGACGAACTGGCCCTCCCCGAACGCGTCCGCGCGCTGTCGGGCGCGGTGATCGACCCCGCCGACGCCCTGGTGCTGGACCACCCCTGCTACGGCCTGGCCATCCCCCCGGACCGCTTGGTAGCCGGGGACATCGGCACCGCCCCCGCCCTCGCCACCCTGCTCGATCTGCCGCTGGTGTCGGAGGCCGTCACCGCCGAAGTCCTCGGTGCGGGCACGCCGACCAGCTGGGCGTCCGAGCCCCTCGGTGTCCTGCTGCGCCTGCAATCCGGCCGCCCCACACCCGACGGGCCGCTGATCCTGCACGACCGACTCCAGGTCCGCCTGTCCGGCGCCTACGAGACCACCACCGACGTCCCGTGGTGGGTGGCGGGCGACACGACTCACCTGCGCCGCCACCCCGCCCGGGATCTGCCGCGGTGACCGAAAACCCTTACCCGGCTACGACTTCCAAGGGATGCCCAGCCGCGATGCCGAGTCACACGGCATAAGAGGTGATCATCTCCGCCAGGACGTCCAGCTGCCCGCGCACCGCCGCGCTGTCGTTGTCCACCAGCCACCGCAGCACGATCCCGTCGATCACCGACAGCGTGAACCGGCTCAGCGTCGGCACGGGTACGCGCCATTCGGTCCCGGTTGCGTCACGGGCGTGTTCGAGCACATCCCCGACGGTGGAATCGTTGAACGCGTACTGCTCGCGGGCGATGGCGAGTTTGGCCGGTGTCTGTTCGCTCTCGCGTAGCGCGTAGGTCGTGGTTTCGTAGGTCAGCAACTGCCGTTCGGGCGTGGCTTCGATGTTCAACCACAGAAGTTCGAGGCTTGCTCGGACCAAACTTTGAAGCGATTCTTTTCCACTTCCGACGTCCTGCCAGACCGTTTCGTTGGTCTCTACGGAATCGCGTAATTCCATCGACAGCGCCTTGACCAACTCGGTCATCAGCGCGTCCTTGTTTTCGAAACAGTAATGCACCACACCGAGCGAAACTCCGGCTGCCTGAGCCACATCGCGTGTGGTCACACCAGCTACACCCTTTTTTTCGGCGAGTCCGATGGCCGCCTCGATAAGGTGGGCTCGACGTTCTTCGACGCTCAATCGGGAGGACACTCAACGCAGTTAAGCGGGAATGAGCCGTGCAGTCAATTCGCGTGCCGCGGAAGTGTGTGATGGACGGACGACCAAGAGGTCTGAGAAACGCTTACAGGCCCGTCTGGGCGCCCTTGTCGCCGCGCCGCGCACCGCGACGCTGGATGACGAAGATGGCGTAACCGAGCAACCCGACAGCCAAGCCCATCAGGCACACCGGCCGCGCGTCGGCCCAATCGCCGTCGGCCCACACCAGCACGGTCGCGACGGCCCACAGCGCCGACCCCACCGCCAGCACGGGGCGCGGGTCGGTGAGCCGCGGCGGAATCTCCGGCACTTTCTGGATCACGTTGTCCACCATACGGCGTGAACACGCGTCCCCTGTCTGACCTGTCCCGTATCGTTTGGCTCTGTGACAACGCCTTCCGACATCCGTGCGCTGGCGGCCGAACTCTCGCTGACGGTCGTGCGTCTGACGCGCCATCTCCGCGGCCGCCGCGCCGATGCGCAGATTTCGCTGACCCAACTGTCGGCGCTGGCGACACTGAACCGCGAAGGCGCGATGACACCGGGAGCCCTGGCCGCGAAGGAAAGGGTGCAGCCGCCGTCGATGACGCGCGTGATCGCCTCGCTGGCGGAACTGCAACTGGTGAAGCGCGACCCGCACCCCACCGACGGCCGCCAGATCATCGTCTCGCTGTCGGAGGCCGGGCGGGCGCTGATCCAGGACGAGAACAACGCCCGCGAGGCGTGGATGACAGAGCAGTTGGCCGGGCTGAGCCACGATCAGCTGCGAGTGCTCGACGATGCCGTCGACATCATGAAACAGATTGTGGCCGAATCGGAATAGCCCCCTCAGCGGGCGAACGCCCCCTCGCTCGGCACGATCTCGCGCCCGAGCGGCATCAGCGACACGGGGATGAGCTTGAGATTGGCCCA from Nocardia wallacei carries:
- a CDS encoding DUF3027 domain-containing protein, yielding MSAVSVSESGVRPILAEAVDLARRALSELQPTGVGEHLGVTAEDECAATHHFAATLPGYAGWQWAVVVAAPPEAEYATVSESALLPGPDALVAPKFVPWDQRVRPGDLAPGDLLAPQPDDPRLVPGYLITGDPVVDEVAEEIGLGRSRVLSREGREEAAERWYAEYGPDTDMARAAPATCGVCGFFVPLAGALRSAFGVCSNAMGADGHVVHTEYGCGAHSDTVLPTGGGSPLYEAYDDAAVEIIPTAQLRSAAEEKPAEPGRVESAAAGESAPGSDTSADTEAAAVTESAAAAGESGNRASAVTGASPVDAAGEDTASTAVDPADAAADTSAAVTGERPETAGEHGSSLPADESRPTEPTDDATRAEATEIGGPPASQDAGATAPDSAAHSDVPEPQSISDSAAETSTDTQTSTAAEASAGVETSEGAEASTGVEPLAGAEVSAGVATSEGAEASTGAQLSVGAEASADAGAGSRAGSSESDTAATNSVDADDSAGEETTASLDAAAPNTDAVDDAVRADSAAGVSHSSPHVPEPSTSQPTANEAARTAQPATSDTAESATADDNADEPAPAGDDAAEPAAVDDGAVESATDADDLAEPAAVDDGAVESATVADSLAEPATVGDGAAESAAVDDSLAEPATVGDGAVEPAAVVDDLAEPATVGDGAAESAAVDDSLAEPARAGDGAVETAAVGEGAADGVARSGAAAEVGESSGGPGSGSGTGEVAEAVAEVGAVVSEVREGEQSHGSREPGQYSDGWDVSAVRVEHGESGSAGEH
- a CDS encoding sacsin N-terminal ATP-binding-like domain-containing protein — encoded protein: MLAAWRDSPTRLREDAATEADLVCAGYRDRLLTELAQNAADAAAKAAVPGRLVVRLEGADLHIANTGAPLDISGVHALTALRVSAKPGAASSVGRFGVGFTAVLAVGDEIEFRSTTGSVRFSRIETRNELRAKNIHVQDDTGFIPPALRLAWPSAAPPAPGYDSEIVIRLRADVDAPELLATMRAEAADLLLELPALQIIRIGDDEIASTVTDLDNDVRELRITGLGRNETWWQYSTGRARWLLPVRDGRPHPVEPDVLRAPTRSDEELSVPALLIADIPMQPDRRRVLPGARIAELADGYADFARALPSRDRLVLVPSPGFARSEIDGSLREALTAELRTASWLPVLDEHGRARPEITAAPRRASVFTGITTELAALLANVVGPLVIPELSGRTVSEALAVLDVHRIGLARIAELSIGLERPPQWWYSLYDALEPFVGDPLAVEELGALAVPLADGRLVTGPRTVVLDDQLAVPIPVRWARLVHPEATHELLARLGARPVTAGDLLDDPALRAELEHEPGDPETVDAVLGLAAQLTDATGPDAAGLPSWLGLLELPDDTGAALPADELLLPGAPLAEVLMADSPFGTVDSALVERHGAAPLRAVGVGWGFTVVSESDPTGPDHHLDDEEHWWASLPEDPPELAAVRDLDLVDDPAWPKALRLLLSEPATRRLLADPDGYTAWWLRRHAHIDGRPLGLFRAPGDPVFADLLPELAGFTPAELAALRGVLADPATITPDLAAALLDALADPSRTPSPAAIAEAHRRLAAVLDHLDLDELALPERVRALSGAVIDPADALVLDHPCYGLAIPPDRLVAGDIGTAPALATLLDLPLVSEAVTAEVLGAGTPTSWASEPLGVLLRLQSGRPTPDGPLILHDRLQVRLSGAYETTTDVPWWVAGDTTHLRRHPARDLPR
- a CDS encoding TetR/AcrR family transcriptional regulator; amino-acid sequence: MSVEERRAHLIEAAIGLAEKKGVAGVTTRDVAQAAGVSLGVVHYCFENKDALMTELVKALSMELRDSVETNETVWQDVGSGKESLQSLVRASLELLWLNIEATPERQLLTYETTTYALRESEQTPAKLAIAREQYAFNDSTVGDVLEHARDATGTEWRVPVPTLSRFTLSVIDGIVLRWLVDNDSAAVRGQLDVLAEMITSYAV
- a CDS encoding DUF2530 domain-containing protein, coding for MIQKVPEIPPRLTDPRPVLAVGSALWAVATVLVWADGDWADARPVCLMGLAVGLLGYAIFVIQRRGARRGDKGAQTGL
- a CDS encoding MarR family winged helix-turn-helix transcriptional regulator, translating into MTTPSDIRALAAELSLTVVRLTRHLRGRRADAQISLTQLSALATLNREGAMTPGALAAKERVQPPSMTRVIASLAELQLVKRDPHPTDGRQIIVSLSEAGRALIQDENNAREAWMTEQLAGLSHDQLRVLDDAVDIMKQIVAESE